In one Pseudomonas sp. R84 genomic region, the following are encoded:
- a CDS encoding response regulator transcription factor, with amino-acid sequence MSSVNKSILLVDDDQEIRELLETYLTRAGFQVRATADGASFRQALNEAPSDLVILDVMLPDEDGFSLCRWVRQHPRQAQVPIIMLTASSDEADRVIGLELGADDYLGKPFSPRELQARIKALLRRAQFGQERSGSDVLAFDEWRLDMVSHRLFHTDGEEVILSGADFALLKLFLDHPQEILDRDTIGNATRGRDLMPLDRIVDMAVSRLRQRLRDTEKPPRLIRTVRGSGYQLAANVVAGNGH; translated from the coding sequence GTGAGCTCAGTCAACAAGTCGATATTGTTGGTCGATGACGACCAGGAAATACGCGAGTTGCTGGAAACCTACCTGACCCGCGCCGGGTTTCAGGTACGGGCCACCGCCGACGGTGCCAGTTTCCGTCAGGCCCTCAACGAGGCGCCGAGCGATCTGGTGATCCTCGATGTCATGCTGCCCGACGAAGACGGCTTCAGCCTTTGCCGTTGGGTGCGTCAGCATCCGCGTCAGGCGCAGGTGCCGATCATCATGCTTACCGCCAGTTCCGACGAAGCCGACCGCGTGATCGGTCTGGAACTCGGCGCCGACGATTACCTCGGTAAACCCTTCAGCCCCCGCGAGCTGCAAGCACGCATCAAGGCATTGCTGCGTCGTGCGCAATTCGGTCAGGAGCGCAGCGGCAGTGACGTACTGGCCTTCGACGAGTGGCGGCTGGACATGGTCAGTCATCGACTGTTTCACACCGATGGCGAGGAAGTGATTCTTTCTGGCGCCGACTTTGCCCTGCTGAAACTCTTCCTCGATCACCCGCAGGAAATCCTCGACCGCGACACCATCGGCAACGCCACCCGGGGCCGCGACCTGATGCCGCTCGATCGCATCGTCGACATGGCCGTCAGCCGTTTGCGCCAGCGTCTGCGCGACACCGAGAAACCGCCACGGCTGATTCGCACCGTGCGCGGCAGCGGTTACCAATTGGCAGCCAATGTGGTTGCCGGCAATGGTCACTGA
- the gap gene encoding type I glyceraldehyde-3-phosphate dehydrogenase, whose protein sequence is MTLRIAINGFGRIGRNVLRALYTQGYRQDLQIVAINDLGDSSINAHLLKYDTVHGTFDAQVEHDNESLTVNGDRIAVSAIRNPAELPWAAEKIDVVFECTGLFTDRAKAAAHITAGARKVIISAPAKGADATVVYGVNHDILRQSHQIISNASCTTNCLAPVAQVLHRELGIESGLMTTIHAYTNDQNLTDVYHTDPYRARSATQNMIPSKTGAAEAVGLVLPELAGKLTGMAVRVPVINVSLVDLTVQLKKEASAEEVNALLKAASQHSKILGYNTLPLVSSDFNHNPLSSIFDANHTKSSGKLLKVLAWYDNEWGFSNRMLDNCLALCNAE, encoded by the coding sequence ATGACTCTTCGAATCGCAATCAATGGTTTTGGCCGCATCGGCCGTAATGTCCTGCGCGCACTGTATACCCAAGGCTATCGACAGGATTTGCAGATCGTCGCCATCAACGATCTCGGCGACAGCTCGATCAATGCTCATCTGCTCAAATACGACACCGTTCACGGCACGTTCGACGCTCAGGTCGAGCATGACAATGAAAGTCTGACCGTCAACGGCGACCGCATTGCGGTCAGCGCCATTCGCAACCCGGCCGAGCTGCCATGGGCGGCGGAAAAGATTGATGTGGTGTTCGAATGCACCGGTCTCTTTACCGACCGCGCCAAAGCGGCCGCGCATATTACTGCCGGCGCACGCAAAGTGATCATCTCGGCCCCGGCAAAAGGCGCCGACGCCACCGTGGTTTATGGTGTGAACCACGACATTCTGCGCCAGTCGCACCAGATCATCTCCAACGCTTCGTGCACCACCAACTGCCTGGCACCGGTGGCACAAGTGCTGCACCGTGAGCTGGGGATCGAAAGTGGTCTGATGACTACAATTCATGCCTACACCAACGATCAGAACCTGACTGACGTCTATCACACCGACCCGTACCGCGCGCGTTCGGCCACGCAGAACATGATCCCAAGCAAGACCGGCGCCGCTGAAGCGGTAGGCCTGGTGCTCCCGGAACTGGCCGGCAAACTGACCGGCATGGCCGTGCGGGTGCCGGTGATCAATGTGTCGCTGGTGGACCTGACCGTGCAACTGAAAAAAGAAGCCAGCGCCGAGGAAGTCAACGCGCTGCTCAAGGCTGCGAGCCAGCATTCGAAGATATTGGGTTACAACACGTTGCCGCTGGTTTCCAGCGACTTCAACCACAATCCGTTGTCGTCGATCTTCGACGCCAACCACACCAAATCCAGCGGCAAACTGCTGAAGGTGCTGGCCTGGTATGACAACGAGTGGGGCTTCTCGAACCGCATGCTGGATAACTGCCTGGCGTTGTGTAACGCCGAATAA
- a CDS encoding glucokinase, whose amino-acid sequence MKLALVGDIGGTNARFALWKNQQLQSVQVLATADHASPEEAISLYLSGLGLAPGSIGSVCLSVAGPVSGDEFKFTNNHWRLSRTAFCKTLQVEQLLLVNDFSAMALGMTRLQPGEFRVVCEGTSEPLRPAVVIGPGTGLGVGTLLDLGAGRFAALPGEGGHVDLPLSSPRETQLWQHIHNEIGHVSAETALSGGGLPRVYRAICAVDGHEPTLDTPEAITAAGLAGDPIALEVLEQFCCWLGRVAGNNVLTTGGRGGVYIVGGVIPRFADFFLESGFARSFADKGCMSDYFKGIPVWLVTAPYSGLVGAGVALDQSTPT is encoded by the coding sequence TTGAAACTGGCTTTGGTCGGTGACATCGGAGGCACCAACGCGCGGTTCGCGTTGTGGAAAAACCAGCAACTGCAATCGGTTCAGGTGCTGGCCACGGCCGACCACGCCAGCCCGGAAGAGGCGATCAGCCTGTACCTGAGCGGGCTCGGTCTGGCGCCGGGTTCGATCGGTTCGGTGTGCCTGTCGGTGGCCGGCCCGGTCAGTGGTGATGAGTTCAAGTTCACCAACAACCACTGGCGCCTGAGTCGCACCGCGTTCTGCAAAACCTTGCAGGTCGAGCAGTTGTTGCTGGTCAACGACTTCTCGGCGATGGCGCTGGGCATGACCCGTTTGCAGCCGGGCGAATTTCGCGTGGTCTGCGAAGGCACGTCTGAGCCGTTGCGTCCGGCGGTGGTGATCGGCCCGGGCACTGGCCTGGGCGTCGGCACCTTGCTCGACCTCGGTGCAGGCCGTTTCGCGGCGTTGCCGGGGGAGGGCGGTCATGTCGATCTGCCGCTGAGCAGTCCGCGTGAAACCCAGTTGTGGCAGCACATCCACAACGAGATCGGCCATGTCAGCGCGGAAACCGCGTTGAGCGGTGGTGGCTTGCCACGGGTTTACCGGGCGATCTGCGCGGTCGATGGGCATGAACCGACACTCGATACGCCGGAAGCGATCACCGCAGCTGGTCTGGCGGGTGATCCAATTGCACTGGAAGTGCTCGAGCAGTTCTGCTGCTGGCTCGGCCGTGTCGCCGGCAACAACGTGCTGACCACGGGCGGACGTGGCGGGGTGTATATCGTTGGTGGTGTAATTCCACGCTTTGCCGATTTCTTCCTCGAAAGCGGTTTTGCCCGCAGCTTTGCTGACAAAGGGTGCATGAGCGATTACTTCAAAGGCATTCCGGTGTGGCTGGTGACAGCGCCGTATTCCGGCCTTGTCGGTGCCGGTGTGGCCCTGGACCAATCAACCCCAACCTGA
- the edd gene encoding phosphogluconate dehydratase — MHPRVLEVTERLIARSRATRQAYLALIRGAATDGPMRGKLQCANFAHGVAGCGSEDKHSLRMMNSANIAIVSSYNDMLSAHQPYEVFPEQIKNALREIGSVGQFAGGTPAMCDGVTQGEPGMELSLPSREVIAMSTAVALSHNMFDGALMLGICDKIVPGLMMGSLRFGHLPTIFVPGGPMVSGISNKEKADVRQKYAEGKATREELLESEMKSYHSPGTCTFYGTANTNQLLMEVMGLHLPGASFVNPNTPLRDALTREAAHQVTRLTKQNGNFMPIGEIVDEKSLVNSIVALHATGGSTNHTLHMPAIAMAAGIQLTWQDMADLSEVVPTLSHVYPNGKADINHFQAAGGMSFLIRELLGAGLLHEDVNTVLGHGLSKYTKEPFLDNGELVWREGPVDSLDENILRPVARAFSAEGGLRVMEGNLGRGVMKVSAVALENQIVEAPAMVFQDQQDLADAFKAGLLEKDFVAVMRFQGPRSNGMPELHKMTPFLGVLQDRGFKVALVTDGRMSGASGKIPAAIHVSPEAYVGGALARVQEGDIIRVDGVKGTLELKVDAAEFAAREPAKGLLGNNIGSGRELFGFMRLAFSSAEQGASAFTSALETLN; from the coding sequence ATGCATCCCCGCGTCCTTGAGGTCACCGAACGGCTTATCGCCCGCAGCCGCGCCACGCGTCAGGCTTACCTTGCACTGATTCGCGGCGCCGCCACTGACGGGCCGATGCGCGGCAAGCTGCAATGCGCCAACTTCGCCCACGGCGTGGCCGGTTGCGGCAGCGAAGACAAGCACAGCCTGCGGATGATGAACTCGGCGAACATCGCCATTGTTTCTTCGTATAACGACATGCTCTCGGCGCATCAGCCGTATGAAGTGTTCCCGGAACAGATCAAGAACGCCCTGCGCGAAATCGGCTCGGTCGGCCAGTTTGCTGGCGGCACGCCGGCGATGTGCGACGGCGTGACCCAAGGCGAGCCGGGCATGGAACTGAGCCTGCCGAGCCGCGAAGTGATCGCCATGTCGACCGCTGTGGCGCTGTCGCACAACATGTTCGACGGCGCGCTGATGCTCGGCATCTGCGACAAGATCGTCCCAGGCCTGATGATGGGCTCGCTGCGCTTCGGTCACCTGCCGACGATTTTCGTCCCGGGCGGGCCGATGGTCTCGGGGATTTCCAACAAGGAAAAAGCCGACGTCCGTCAGAAGTACGCCGAAGGCAAAGCGACCCGCGAAGAGCTGCTGGAATCGGAGATGAAGTCCTACCACAGCCCGGGCACCTGCACCTTCTACGGCACCGCCAACACCAACCAGTTGCTGATGGAAGTCATGGGCCTGCACTTGCCGGGCGCCTCTTTCGTTAACCCGAACACGCCGCTGCGTGACGCGCTGACCCGCGAAGCCGCGCATCAAGTGACGCGCCTGACCAAACAGAATGGCAACTTCATGCCGATCGGTGAAATCGTCGACGAGAAATCGCTGGTCAACTCGATTGTGGCGCTGCACGCCACCGGCGGTTCGACCAACCACACTCTGCACATGCCGGCCATCGCCATGGCCGCGGGCATTCAATTGACCTGGCAGGACATGGCCGACCTCTCCGAAGTCGTGCCAACCCTGAGCCACGTCTACCCGAACGGCAAAGCCGACATCAACCACTTCCAGGCCGCCGGCGGTATGTCGTTCCTGATCCGCGAACTGCTTGGCGCCGGTCTGCTGCACGAAGACGTCAACACTGTGCTCGGCCACGGCTTGAGCAAGTACACCAAAGAACCGTTCCTTGATAACGGCGAACTGGTCTGGCGCGAAGGCCCGGTCGACAGCCTCGACGAAAACATCCTGCGCCCGGTCGCCCGCGCATTCTCGGCAGAGGGTGGTTTGCGCGTGATGGAAGGTAACCTCGGTCGCGGTGTGATGAAGGTCTCCGCTGTCGCGTTGGAAAATCAGATCGTTGAAGCGCCAGCAATGGTGTTCCAGGATCAACAAGACCTGGCCGACGCGTTCAAGGCCGGCCTGCTGGAAAAAGATTTCGTTGCCGTGATGCGCTTCCAGGGCCCGCGCTCCAACGGCATGCCTGAGCTGCACAAGATGACGCCGTTCCTCGGCGTGCTGCAGGATCGCGGCTTCAAAGTCGCGTTGGTGACTGACGGACGGATGTCCGGCGCTTCGGGGAAAATCCCCGCAGCGATTCACGTCAGCCCCGAGGCTTATGTCGGTGGCGCTTTGGCGCGGGTGCAAGAGGGCGATATCATCCGCGTCGATGGCGTCAAAGGCACCTTGGAACTCAAGGTCGACGCCGCAGAATTTGCAGCGCGCGAACCCGCCAAAGGCCTGTTGGGCAACAACATCGGCAGCGGTCGCGAACTGTTTGGCTTTATGCGTTTGGCCTTCAGCTCGGCGGAGCAGGGCGCCAGCGCCTTCACTTCTGCCCTGGAGACGCTTAATTGA